In Gammaproteobacteria bacterium, the following proteins share a genomic window:
- a CDS encoding 2-oxoglutarate reductase, with amino-acid sequence MPTVINDNLFPLRTTTRKRKGKGYSFFRETIGMYKILTLNNISVLGLERLPRDRYEIASEIQHPDAILLRSFKMHGMEIPPTLKAVGRAGAGVNNIPVEEMNKRGIPVFNAPGANANAVKELVVAGLLLAARNLCPAWDFARNLEGDDATISRKTEEGKKRFAGFELPGRTLGIIGLGAIGVRVANVAIDLGMNVLGYDPLITVQRAWQLSSRVKQALSVDDLVGRSDFITVHVPLTKDTRGLLNAGRLRLMRPRGIVLNFAREGIVDDVAICEAIHEGRLWAYVCDFPGNLLKGHERVITLPHLGASTAEAEDNCAVMVADQIRDYLEHGNITNSVNFPEVVMPPTQGFRLGVANANVPNMVAQISTALARVDLNILDMVNKSRGDLAYTLVNVETPIADSVIAEISSIGGVLAVRIIP; translated from the coding sequence TTGCCGACAGTCATCAATGACAATCTCTTTCCCTTGCGCACAACCACCCGGAAGCGCAAAGGGAAAGGGTATTCATTTTTTCGAGAAACCATTGGTATGTATAAAATTCTTACCCTGAATAATATTTCCGTACTGGGCTTGGAACGGCTGCCCCGGGATCGTTATGAAATTGCTTCTGAAATTCAACATCCCGACGCCATTTTGTTACGTTCGTTCAAAATGCACGGAATGGAAATTCCTCCTACCCTCAAAGCGGTCGGAAGAGCCGGTGCGGGAGTCAATAATATTCCTGTCGAGGAAATGAATAAACGTGGCATTCCCGTATTCAACGCGCCAGGAGCAAATGCCAACGCTGTTAAAGAATTAGTAGTAGCAGGTTTATTGCTCGCAGCCCGTAATCTCTGTCCTGCCTGGGATTTCGCCCGCAATCTGGAAGGAGACGACGCGACCATTTCCAGGAAAACCGAGGAAGGTAAGAAACGCTTTGCGGGTTTCGAGCTACCCGGGCGCACTTTGGGTATCATTGGATTGGGGGCGATTGGCGTGCGCGTGGCGAATGTCGCCATTGACCTTGGGATGAATGTCCTGGGTTACGATCCATTAATCACCGTCCAGCGTGCCTGGCAACTGTCATCGCGGGTTAAGCAGGCCCTATCTGTGGATGACCTGGTAGGCCGTTCCGATTTCATTACGGTTCATGTACCGCTTACCAAGGATACGCGCGGTCTCTTGAATGCTGGTCGATTACGACTGATGCGACCAAGGGGCATTGTGCTCAATTTCGCGCGCGAGGGGATCGTGGACGATGTTGCGATATGCGAGGCAATTCACGAAGGTCGACTTTGGGCTTATGTCTGCGATTTTCCTGGAAATTTACTCAAGGGCCATGAGCGCGTTATCACATTGCCGCATTTGGGAGCGTCTACCGCCGAGGCTGAGGATAATTGTGCGGTCATGGTGGCTGATCAAATTCGTGACTATTTAGAGCATGGCAATATTACTAATTCCGTTAATTTTCCAGAAGTAGTCATGCCTCCTACCCAAGGTTTTCGCCTTGGAGTCGCCAACGCCAATGTTCCTAATATGGTGGCACAAATTTCCACGGCTCTGGCCCGAGTTGATCTCAATATCCTGGACATGGTCAACAAATCGCGTGGTGATCTGGCTTATACTCTGGTGAATGTGGAAACTCCGATTGCTGATTCAGTGATTGCGGAGATTTCATCCATCGGGGGAGTTCTGGCGGTACGAATAATTCCTTAA
- the serC gene encoding phosphoserine/phosphohydroxythreonine aminotransferase, translating into MGFPRRIWMKRVYNFSAGPAMLPQEVLERAREEMLDWHGSGMSVMEMSHRGKEFMSIAEQAETDLRELLAIPGNYKVLFLQGGASLQFAMVPHNLMRGRGKADYINTGAWSKKAIAEGKLYGTINVAASSANANFTNIPSCETWKLDPEAAYVHYTPNETIGGVEFHFIPETGEVPLVADMSSTLLSRPIDVSRYGVIYAGAQKNIGPAGLAIVIVREDLVGHAPAGSPVMMDYKIHVDNQSMYNTPPTYTWYIAGLVFAWLKAKGGLNAMAEINRRKAEKLYAYIDNSGFYKNPVDPACRSWMNIPFTLPNAEMDADFLAGTKKVGLVTLKGHRSVGGMRASIYNAMPESGVDALIEYMEDFADSHQ; encoded by the coding sequence ATGGGGTTTCCGCGCCGAATTTGGATGAAGCGTGTATATAATTTTAGTGCCGGTCCCGCGATGTTGCCCCAGGAAGTGTTGGAGCGCGCCCGGGAAGAGATGCTGGATTGGCATGGCAGCGGCATGTCCGTGATGGAGATGAGCCATCGGGGCAAGGAATTCATGTCCATCGCCGAGCAGGCCGAAACCGATTTACGTGAACTGCTTGCCATTCCGGGTAACTATAAAGTGCTATTTCTTCAGGGAGGAGCCAGCCTGCAATTCGCCATGGTTCCGCATAATCTAATGCGGGGCAGGGGTAAGGCGGACTATATCAATACCGGTGCCTGGTCCAAAAAGGCCATTGCCGAAGGAAAACTGTACGGCACGATCAACGTGGCGGCTTCTTCCGCCAATGCCAATTTCACTAACATTCCGTCATGCGAAACCTGGAAACTCGATCCAGAGGCCGCCTATGTCCATTACACCCCCAACGAAACCATTGGCGGTGTCGAGTTTCATTTTATTCCCGAGACCGGCGAGGTTCCCCTGGTGGCTGACATGTCTTCCACTCTTCTATCTCGACCCATCGATGTCAGTCGTTATGGCGTAATCTACGCTGGCGCTCAGAAAAATATTGGCCCGGCGGGATTGGCCATTGTCATTGTCCGCGAGGATCTCGTTGGTCATGCCCCTGCTGGGTCGCCGGTGATGATGGATTATAAAATTCACGTCGATAATCAATCGATGTACAACACTCCGCCAACCTATACCTGGTATATCGCTGGATTGGTCTTCGCCTGGCTCAAGGCCAAAGGCGGATTAAACGCAATGGCGGAAATCAACCGCCGCAAGGCCGAAAAATTGTATGCCTATATTGATAATTCGGGATTTTATAAAAATCCGGTGGATCCTGCCTGTAGGTCATGGATGAATATTCCCTTTACCTTACCAAACGCAGAAATGGATGCAGATTTTCTCGCCGGAACCAAAAAAGTGGGATTGGTTACCCTCAAGGGGCATCGCTCGGTGGGTGGAATGCGCGCTAGTATTTATAATGCCATGCCCGAGTCTGGAGTAGATGCACTGATTGAATATATGGAAGATTTTGCCGACAGTCATCAATGA